The genomic DNA TACGGTGAAGTGGTTCAATGACGCCAAGGGCTACGGGTTCATCACGCCGGACGACGGCAGCGAGGACCTGTTCGCGCACTTCTCGGCGATCCAGATGAGCGGTTTCAAGACCCTCAAGGAAGGCCAGAAGGTGTCGTTC from Candidatus Acidiferrales bacterium includes the following:
- a CDS encoding cold-shock protein, with product MKWFNDAKGYGFITPDDGSEDLFAHFSAIQMSGFKTLKEGQKVSFEVTQGPKGKQASNIQAAS